CTGCGCAGGCTGGAGGATTTTCGAGAGCACCTGCTTCGGCATCTGGATATCGAGCTCAAGGTGCTGGTGCTGGACGAGAGTCCGGTGGATTTCGACCGAGAGGCTGTGAAGCTGTTCGATGACTATGGTCTCGGCCTTCGCACCCGGGCGGCACGGGGGGTGCTGCTGGTCATCGATCCGGAGGGGGGGCAGGTGCGGATGGAGATCGGGTACGACCTTGAAGGGATTTTCCCCGATGGTTTCGTCGGCTATATCGAAGACCGGCAGATGACGCCCTTTTTTCAGCTGGGTCGCGTTACGAATGGCATCGAGGCGACCGTGGAATTGCTGGTCGGCCGGGCGCTGGGCGAAATCAAAGTGGAGGAACTGGTCGGAACGGAGCCGGTTCGACCCCTGAAGCATCTGTCCGGCGGCGGTGGAGCACGCGTCGCCGTAGAGATCGGAAGAGGCGCCCCTCAAAAGGGCCGGGTGGCCGACCGCTCGGCATTTGGCGCCGGGACCACTCCCCTGGAAACCCTGCAAACCTACCTGAAGGTGCTGGAAGGTCATGTCAAGGACCCGGATCTTGGCATCTATACCCCTGAAACCCGGAAATTCTTCCGCAACTGGCTGGTAACCGACGCCCAGCAGGATAATGAACTGCGGGAACTGGTGGAAGTGATGGAACTCGGAACGACCCGCATATCAGGTAACTTGGCCGCCATTCGCTTTCCCACTGAGCGGAAAAAGGTTTCACCCTACCTTTTCCGACAGGGGCAAGAGGGCTGGATGCTCGATTTCGCCGCCATGAGCCGATTGATCGGCTTCGATCAGAACAATCAGTGGTTTTTTCGCAATCGGGAGCATGCATATCAGGCAGTAACGGAAAATCCGTGAGGGGTGAGGGGTAAGATCATGATAGGGCCAGGTAAAACTGATGGTCGTGAAAAATGTCACTCCCGAGGCGGTTTTGATCAGGAATCCAGTCTTTAAGTACTTAAAAAAATGGACGCCCGATAGAATCACTCGGGCATGACGGGCTCTAGCTGATTCAAGATTTCGCAGGTTTTCACCAAAAGTTACGGTATTTTGGATGATCCGCGTTATGCGAAGCATCAGATTTGATCCACGTCCAATTTGGGGGTTTCAAGTTTTTATTAAAGGATGAAAGCAACTGTGGACCTTTTGACCCTGCTCGGTATCGCCCTGGCTTTGGCGATGGATGCTTTCGCCGTCGCGCTTGGCGTTGGCCTGGCGGTATCGCCGCTGACCGGCCGCCACCTTTTTCGACTCGGCTGGCACTTCGGCCTCTTCCAGGCCATGATGCCCGTCATCGGTTGGCTCGCCGGGGTCACGCTGCAACAGTACATAGAGGCATTTGACCACTGGCTTGCCCTGGGACTGCTGGGTTTTGTCGGCGGGAAGATGATTTACGAGGCCTTTCACGAAACCGACGAACCGAAACGCGCCGGAGATCCGACCCGTGGCATGAGCCTGGTCGTTCTCTCGCTGGCAACCAGCATCGATGCCCTGGCCGTAGGTCTATCGCTTGGCGTCCTGGGGGTTTCGATCTGGTTCCCTGCCGCCATCATCGGTCTGGTGGCCGGTGTTCTGACCCTGGTCGGCATGCTTTTGGGTCAACGGGCCGGTTCCCTCCTGGGCAAACGCGTCGAAGTTTTGGGCGGCCTCATCCTCATCGGTATCGGCATACGGATCGTGCTCGAGCACACCCTGGGTATTTCCATCCCGTGAACCAGTTGAAATGGCTTTTACCCCTCTCTCCTCACTCCTCACTCCTCACCTTCAAGGACACTTGCCAAAATTCCGTCTCCGGTATAGCATGTTCATCGTTTCGACCCTAATGAACAGAAAGGATCGCGCATGAAAAGTTTGCTTTTCGGGGTGCTGCTGGCGCTGGTTGCCGTCTCTGCACAGGCATTTCCCAAGGAGAACTGCGGGGAGCAGACCTGCACCGACTGTCATAGTCTTTCCAGGCAGGAGGCCGGTTTTCTGCTTGGTGAGCAGGCCGAGAAGATACTGAATGTCGAGTTGTCGGACATGCCGGGCGTCTGGGTGGTGGAAATCGAGAAGCAGGGGCAGAAGTATCCCGTCTATATCGATTTCACCAAAACCCATCTGAT
The genomic region above belongs to Syntrophotaleaceae bacterium and contains:
- a CDS encoding manganese efflux pump MntP family protein codes for the protein MDLLTLLGIALALAMDAFAVALGVGLAVSPLTGRHLFRLGWHFGLFQAMMPVIGWLAGVTLQQYIEAFDHWLALGLLGFVGGKMIYEAFHETDEPKRAGDPTRGMSLVVLSLATSIDALAVGLSLGVLGVSIWFPAAIIGLVAGVLTLVGMLLGQRAGSLLGKRVEVLGGLILIGIGIRIVLEHTLGISIP
- a CDS encoding TPM domain-containing protein gives rise to the protein MKFLFKVGLVLLFLLLPAACQNRPDAGVEDRAGLLSGGELRRLEDFREHLLRHLDIELKVLVLDESPVDFDREAVKLFDDYGLGLRTRAARGVLLVIDPEGGQVRMEIGYDLEGIFPDGFVGYIEDRQMTPFFQLGRVTNGIEATVELLVGRALGEIKVEELVGTEPVRPLKHLSGGGGARVAVEIGRGAPQKGRVADRSAFGAGTTPLETLQTYLKVLEGHVKDPDLGIYTPETRKFFRNWLVTDAQQDNELRELVEVMELGTTRISGNLAAIRFPTERKKVSPYLFRQGQEGWMLDFAAMSRLIGFDQNNQWFFRNREHAYQAVTENP